Part of the Heterodontus francisci isolate sHetFra1 chromosome 7, sHetFra1.hap1, whole genome shotgun sequence genome is shown below.
agcacagGGCAAGCAAAAAGTTGGTGATGGCACAATTGATGACTTTGAAAAGATAAAGGGGACGTTGGAGACTAGGTTTCAATACAAGAGgacaaacaggttgatgttaagtttTTTTAAAGAGATGGTAATGACACTAGTTTTGAAGGAGGAAAAACAGTACCTTAGGAAAGGGACAGATCATTGAGGTAAGCAAACACTGGGGCAAGGACTTGAGTGGTGAGCAGTTGAGTTGGAAAGGGATTGACATAGCAATCAGTAGATCTCATAGAGAAAATAAGTGTTGAAGAGCAGATGCAGAGAAACTACTGAGATTTATGGGTTGGAATGCTAGACAAATCAGGAGCAAAAGCAGACCGAGCTAACCGGATTGTCTGAACTTGGAGACAAGTGTCAGAAGTGAAGATGCAGGAAGGAGGAGGGTTATAACAGAAGTCAGTTCACAATGAGCAGATGTCTGAGACTGCCTTTAtcctccaggatgatcctggagttgAGCATGGCTTTAGCTTTAAAGCTGGTCTGTAAATCTAAAACTAGATCATATGCACAATATATTAATTAAAATTAGAAGAATAAACAAAGCTCTGTTTTGATGAAAACTGCGTATAATGCACAATGAATATGCAATTTAAAGGCCTGGAATCTTCCACTGTTCTATGTTAGAGCTGCTGCTGTGAAGTCACTAGCTGCAACATAGAATAATGGAAGGTTTCCAGCTTTATATTGTGTATTTATTCTGTGTTATACAACAATTCTTAACCAATCAGAATCTCTCTTTATCAATAAAAATTGCACATATTTATTATCCAATGGTAATGTTAACCTTAAAGATACACATTTACCAATAAATATAATTCACATGGTCAGTTTTATCACTTGGCTTTAAACTTGAACCAAACAGCACATAACAGAAATGAACAATTCTTCAATGTGGTTACAGATTATAATTAGTGCAAAATACTAAGTAGAATGCAATACTCAAAAATCACCAAATTGTATATGAATTACTTCAATTTTATATAATCCCAGTAAGAAACTGAATAGTAACTAAGCCCTTCAGAAATATTTAAAGACTCACACTTAAGAGCAAAGATATTATTTCATAACAAGAATCCTGCATTTTAAATAATTCAATACTGCATTAATATTGACACATCACTGGGCTGATTAACTGTTGCAAAGTCAAAGTGTACAGCTCGACTAACAAATTAGTCTAAAtgtatcattttctgtttttaaatttccaATTATATTAATTAATGTCATTCACACAAAGTGTCGATATATCTCATTTTATAAACTGTTTCGTCAATCTGCCTCTGCCCCACACAATATTATGCAACTCCCCAGATAGAGCAGATACATTCCCAGGCCTCTATCTACTTGCTACATTCAAACCAATTGCcatgagatgtgtcagtgtggtatATGTTGACTCAACCTTAAGTTTTTTTCAGTGTGATTAAGGAGTATTTCAGTTCCACTAAGCATTTCCCAGATGGCACAAGGAATCACTCAGTTTTGAACTGAAGGATAATGTCATACCGTACCACTCTATAATGTAGTGTATATTCTCTCTTGCCAATTCTCTCAAACAAATCAAGCACCCTTCAAAACATAGCTGATGGTGGAAAATATTATATGTTTTCCATTGCTGACCAGTCAAACAGAAGAAACAAAATTGTTTTATATAGTTGGAACAATACTGTATACATGGTACCAGTGGAGATTGGCTGACAGATTAATTAAGTGTGAAACCAGATCAGGTGGATAATAATTGCATCAACACAAAATGATTAACTTTTTATACAACATGAATGGATCAATATTATAAAATACCAATGAGAAATATGATTAAAATATAACTGTTGGAAATTGGGTATTTTGAAATGCTGAAAGGTGCAGTAAATTAATTTGAAAGATCTAAGATCAAAGTGTGGGTGACATAAATGCTAAATGTTTATAAAGAGGATAGAAGCAAATAAAATGCTGCCATTCATTTGATGAGATAACCATTATAATTTCCTAATGTCCTGGTACTTACACAAACAGCGGCACCAGAATATATTCTGCAACCTTAAAATATGAATATGGATTGGTGATGCAGTGATACCATATACTGGCTCAACAATGTGCAGTGCTGCAGCAGTAGGATATCCAAGTTTACTAACAACAGTTCCCCCCATGAATTCTCAATCAGAATTCACTACAGCAGGGAGAATGCTGAACAGAAAACAGGCTTCACAAAACATTGCATAAGGACATAAAAAACACATTAAGCATTACAGGAGAAAAGTGAGATTAAAAGGAAAAGTTATCCTCTTAGATGCCTCCCTGTACTAGTCTGGGTCTAGGGGGCCTAGATCAGCTACCCATCTCTGTGTCCAATAGATGTCCATGGCATAGAGAGACATCTAGATAAAAAAAACTTCTGATCTCTGTGAAGTACGAAATATAATGGATTTGTAGCAGTTGCATCATTTCTACATCCAATGAACAGTATAGCCTACACGTTGTTTTAAAGCCAAGCAGGTTGACTGGATCCACCGATATAGAATAGGACCGAGATTCCTCTTTGATCTTTGTACGCAGTCAATGTTCTCTCTAATTTCCTTTTGCTGTGCCTGGCCCATTTGTTGTACTGTGTGGTCCTTTTAAGATTGCCATGCTGCACATGAGCATATCTTAAAGGGAACGCTGCTAGTGCGCAGCCTGTTTGTCCTCtgcgcagtacattccagattgctgcaaagccacacacccaCACAGGGAAAGTTGGTGTCCAGGTATAAATTTGATGTCAGAGTTGAGAAAACAATCATGCATTCTTGCTATCTGATAATTAAGAATGGGTTGTAGAGATCCATCTTAGCAAATGGCAGTACTTTTTTGTAATATATATACCTTTAATTTATCTTGTGTAATATTTGAAGTTATGCATCATTGCTCCATGTCCAATTACCATTATTGGTCCACTCCACAGTTTTCCTTAAGCAAATCTTGTTCCCTAATATCTGGAAGCTGCACCTTTTCAAAATTTGTCCTTGCAGAGGTTCCATGACCCAGGACGATCACTTGCCAGTGGCAATAACCTGCATACTGGATATTAGTAGACTTTTCATGCTGGAAATCATATACTTTTCAATAAATTTCATGTGTTGGAATACAAAAACACAGATCAGTCTCTCTTACAGCCTGCAATAAATAAACTATTTTCAGGATAAAGAATCAATTGTTCTGCAGAGTTTCTTAACACATTTCACTTACACTCCAGAACAACTCTTCTCAGAGATGAAATTCTCCCTCCCAGAATTCAGTGGTAAGTATTAATGGCAAACCTACctgtttaaatatatatatttttcatGTCAGAATTCATACAATACAAAATTAACTGGCATGTCAACGTTACACTGGAGCAAGTATTGCTATCTAACATACAATATGGATGCATAAGCTTACAAAATTATACCAAGGAAATTAAATACAGTAATACAAAAAATGTTATGAGCTGATATGGATAACCTTGGTTATCTTAGAAATTTCATGGCAGGAACACAAATTTTGTTGCTCAGCTCCAATATCAAATACATAAATTAGCACTTCACATGAACAACTGACTACCAAATATGTATCAAAAACCAATGCTAGTGCTATTCTGGACAGAAAGGTGCTGTCAGCCATCTAGGAATTAAAGAGATATAACAGGACACATAATCTAATTCCTTGCACAGCTCCTGAGGCAAATTAATTTTCATGTCATTATATACATTAGCATCCAAGACACTTATTGTATTATCATGAAATGAACTAACAATAGCAGCTATTATTACTATATTAAATTCCAAAAGTGACAATCATAATTTAAGAACCCATATCAGGAGCATTGCAACTGCATTGAAGAGTTTTCAGGTGTATCCATTATTGGAACAAACAGCTCTAAAGATTATGTTCAATGCCCACAAAGTTGGCATCATCTATTGTTCATAATGCAGTATATGCAGTTTTTGCAAAGACATTTTTTTTAAGAACTATGTACAGTTTAAGATATTAGCAACACGACAATCAATGCAATGAGAGACACTGCGTGATCAATCAGATCATTGTGTAATCTGTTTTGCAACCTGATGATGTATCTTAAAGATACTTTATCAGATAGCTGTTTTTCTTTCGAAGTACTCTGCCTTTATCATGCATTATTATTTAGGAAAATATGTTTTTTCATCAAATATTACAATGCTTGCACTAAATGTTATAATATGATCCCATCCCTTGTATGCAACATCATTGCAACACAATGGTTTTACTTCCTCAAAATAAAAACAATTGTCTTGAAAATATCAGGAATAGGATATTGGGGTTCAAATACTTAATTTAATTTGCTGAAATCCCACTTTCAACTAATCTAATGGAAGCATCAACCCATTTATTTTTCACCAGGATAAAGTCTTGGTTACAATAATTAAAAGATGAATTTCAGAAAAAAATGTGTGAAGCCGTCATACTCCAATAACCCACTGCCTAGCTTGAGAGAAAATACCTCTTTACTGTCTTGTAACTAACTTGACATATAATTCAACTACACTGCTGTGCATCAGTCTTTCGTCCTTGTGCATAACTAGACTAATTGTAAAATCCCTTTCACTGACACTGTTGCAGCACTCCCAGATTATATTTTTATAAGATTAATCCTGCTAATACCATTCCATTTTAAAAAATGATAATTAAGTTTCCATAAAGTCAATTTTCTACCTGCAGAATAAGAAATAAAATATGCTTCTCTGGAGGCTGCTAAAAGGATTCTTAAGTAACATTTAAAAAGCTTTAAAACAAATATTGCTGGTTCAATTCTCCGATTGCATTTGTTCTCTTCTGTGAATGAAACAAAGTCTCACTAAATCTCAATTTCATTGCATTTTTGTAGCTTCTCAGCAATTGGCAGGAAGTAGTTTTGAAAAAATATAACAGGTTTTGTTCAAAAACAATCTGTGTATTTACAATCCAAAGTCAAGTAATAAACACCCAATGGATCATCTATAACTTAAGTAAATGTCTGAAGTGCTAAAAATGCCAATGAACTCCCATCCCCTGCATTCTTCACTTAATTTTGTTTTAAGTTCTGAACACTTCACCATTTTAAGAACCATGCTGATTTGCTAGAAAAGTAACTAATTAAAATCTAAACTAATGAGGTTGAACTTGTTTCACACCCTTTGGCAATATTTTAATATTAAGAGATAACAATTGTTGGAGATACTCAGGAAGGGCTATGCCCATTGATATTGTCTAGTTGGCTTTCAGCTAAAACTGAAATTCATTTCTGCTTTTTAAGATGCTGAATTTGATGACAAGCACCAATTATTTCGGATAATTCACAAAGACAAAAGATTGGTTGACTGTGTATGTATACAAATGACCAGAAATTTCAGATGCGTTGTTTTCCTTTTTGATTCATGTCATTTATACAACACCCATCTTGCAACTCATGTGATGCCCTGTGCTTCCACGCTGATTTCTTAGTGGTTCCATCACAAAACGTTATCTCCTACAACAGTTACTTGATTACAGTGCGATTCCTTCGCTGGCACTTAAGCTTTGCTGAAAGTGCAGGTCGTTTTACTCACCAGTCGTTTCGACGATTCCCTCAAGGATAACGACTATCTCGAATTGCTCCGTTTGCATTGATCGCTGAGAGAGGTCGTAGAAAGGGCTCTTGCTATCAATCACATGGCAGATAGTGAGTGGGGAGACGAGGAAAAGCTGATCTGCCCCTGTGCTAAATCCCACGTCCAGTTCTAGTTGATCGAGGGGCAAGAATTCACCCTCGGGCGTCTGCCGAGACTAGACAAGCGTGGAGAGAAGACATCAACATTGGGCTTGCTACTCGTCAAGACATCCTGAAAGAGCTTTACATCACCGCCAACCCGCTGCATAATTAATAATTTGAGTGAAAATGTTTTCTATTCCGGTTCAATGATCCAGATTAAAGAGTGGGTTTGTGTATAATACGAAGGAATTATATACATTTAGTGCAAATCATAACATTTTCTGTCAGGATCACATAAAAGATCGTGCCTAAATACCTTCCAGGCTGCATACCGGAGGAATCCACTGATCTATTTCGGCAGCCTTTACTATCAAGTCCTAAAAGTGTTAACTTGCATTTGCGCTTCACTTAGACATTAGGCACTCCCGTGTAAAGCTTTCTTAAATTATATTCCAGTATATAACGTATTTACTGATCGATCAAAGATTAGTTTTTGAAAGTTTTCAACTCTTTAGTGAATAAGTTTGTTCATTTAATGACTTTGTTTTCTGTATTTATTATATTACTGGATTTGCAGTTAAGTTTTTAAAATAAAACAAGTGTTGTGTGACCGTCTTCTCAATTAAATCAGATTGGTCCGATAAAGCAAACAATGATTTAATCAACTATATATGTTATATATATCGCCTTATCCCATCTCTCGAAAAAGTTGCCAGCCACATCGCAAACAATTAACTACTTCAAAGTTTAAATGTAATGGCTGTGGGCAAAGACGGCAGCAAGATCCCAAACAGTAAGGCAAACGACTGTTTCCTCTGTTTAAAATACCTAGTTTTTAACGCAATTTTAAATCATTTCATTTGCACTCTTTTCCTTTCCCGTatctgaaagggtttttgggatcgaTCATTGACCTCGCCATTTGCTGTGCCACAAACAAGAGTAAACTTACAAACCCCACCGCCCCACTCCAATCCCATCCCGAGAAAAGGTCCACTAACTGGTCAAAAACTCTCCATTCTTTACAACTGCTCATTTTATAACCTTATTAAACTGCGCTCCTTCATAAAGGATTTCACATTTTAGGCAGTAGTACAAAGTAAGATTTTGTAGCACAATCTTGTCAAATAGTCTCCACAAATCAAGGCGCGACGGTCAGTAAATGTAAGCATACATTTTAGAACTTGTGAGATTTAAATAGCTAGAATTAAATTTGTGCTAGAAATTAAATACTGGGGTGCTGTTCAATTTAAGTGTTTTTTCCTCTTTAAACCAAACAAGTCGAATTCAAAGTAATCACAACTGTGTTAGCACCGCAACTTAATCTAAATGCATAATCGTCCACAATTTAATTGTTCGTCCAGCATTTTTACAGTGGATGTGATGCTTACACAGAAGGCAGAATTATAGTTATTCAAGTGCTGAATCTATTTGTAACTCTTAATAGGAATTCCAATTGTCTTTCAGAAAGGCTGTTTAATAATAGTGGGCAGAAAGGCAAGATTTTCAGTGTGGATAATTATGACTTTAGTATTTAGATCCATTTGGATCCATAGGGACAAGACAGTTACTTGGCCAGTGGTTTCTGAAATACGTGTACAAAACACATGGAACATGTGTGCATATATAACACGAATTAAGCCAACGGGGGTTCAGGATGAATCTCAGGGTTGGATGGATTCTGATTCGCCAGCCTCTTTTGCTCCGAGCATCCAGCGAATTCCCACTGTACCTCAGTGGGAGGATTTTAACTGAATCTTTGCATGCAGGCACGATTTTTTTTGCGGGTGACGCCAATTTGTTTTCTCCAACCAAGAGGAATGAATTGCCAAGCAAGTGATTAACGATTTGGAGAGAAAATAATTAGCCCAATAGTGATGTAGCATGAATGTGAAACGGAAATGTGGCAAATAATAATCCAAATGAACAGCCGGTCATCTAGATTTGAGATATTTAGCTAGAACATATCATTCCTTCGAACCCCACCGCCCCCCATATTACAGAAAATGTGTACTGAAGTCTCACCAAGATTAAAACAGCCCCTGGCAAGAACCTTTAAGAAACCCACACAATCGAATAAATCAGCCCTTTTCCAAGTTCTACATAAAATCCTTATCGCAAATGTGTACAAACATATAAATACGTTCAGATGCCATGCTGTCTGGACCGTACGAATAGATTATTGAAACAAATGCTGCCTTGCAGAGAGTATCACTTACTTTGAGCAATTTACAGCGTATCTGTGCCGACACCATATGGCTGTTACGGAGGTTTCCCACTCTGAACATCAGAGTCAGTTTGCCATCTCTCATGGAAATCACCGCATGTTCACTGAACATCAGCGTCTCTGCGCGCTTCTTGGGCTGAGACATTTTTATAAACATGCAACCGATCAAGAATGCATCCACAATGGAGCCTAGAATGGACTGAAGGAGGAAAAGAATGATCCCCTCTGGACACTTGTCAGTGATGTACCTGTATCCGTACCCAATGGTGGCCTCCGTCTCAATAAAGAATAAGAAGGCAGAAGGAAAGTTGTAGACGTTGGCAACACAAGGGGTGTACTTCTCATCATGAGCTTTGTTGAGATCGCCGCGAATATAAGCGATTAGCCACCACATCGACGCCATAAAAAGCCAAGCCACCGTGTATGTGAGAATAAAAATGAACAAATTCCAGCGCCATTTCAAATCAACTAATGTGGTAAATAAATCCGAAAGATAACGGCTGGTTTCGCCGCTCAGGTTCCCATGCTGCACGTTACAACGCCCGTTCTTGTCTACAAACCTCTGCCTCTTTTTCTTGGGTGGCTGATTAAACCCAGAGCCACTGGACAAGGTGGTCACTACTTGGTAATCGTCACCAAATTTTCTCCGAAGTGCGGACATAATATGGGTAACTGACCAGATTAATACTCTTGACAACCTTAACTTGTTTTCTCTCCACTTGCGTGGTTCAGCTCCCAACCACTACCTGCCCAACAAACAAAAAAATAAAGAGGAATTAGCTCTGTGAACCAAACAAAGAAATTCCAATTCGTTGCCCCTTTGGAAATGCGCACAAGAGCATTGCTACTAGTTCTCGATCCGCAGCAAAACCGTTTCACGGGCAATCGTCCTCCTTTTCCCTCCTCTGCAGGTTGGTTTTCACAAATCTAGCTGTGTGCTCTCCTTGGGGGATTTCAGCGTCCCTCCTGATCTTGTGAAGAGGTCTTTTTTTTAAGAAAATACAGTCTCCGACCTCCCGAAAAGTTTACCCAGATCTAACATTTCTACCGCCGTGTCATCTTActtttcttttttttgttttagCCTGATGCTGAACCAAGTTAAATCAAGCATTCGCTGTCTCTGGTGGTGTTTGCAGGCTCCGCTTCTTTTTTTTAACAATGCCCGGCTAGGTCTTGTTCTTGTTCCAGATGAATGTTGAATGGGGATTTTCGCCTGAGATACCCAGCAGGTGaagcctttctcctcctcctcctcctcctcctcccccggtGCGGTATTGCCGTGTTTCAGGTGGCAGCTTGCGGTTCACAGCGCTGCGGCTCGGAGCGCTTCCTCGTGCTGCAGGTGAGAGCGAGCGCGATCAAGGGAAGCGCGCGCACGGGAGCTCCCCCGGGCGAGCTCGCGTACGGGCGCGCTCCCGGGCCACAGCCCGCTCGGCGCGCGCTCCGAGCGCTTGATCCTGTGCGCTGCGCGCGCGCACGTGCGCGGCCGAACGCCCTTTGTGGGCGAATCCAGGTTCTTCTTTTTCCAATCTCGAGTTGAATCATGTGGAATGGTCacaagcacagaagcaggccattcggcccgtcttgtccgtaccagctctctgcaagagcaactctcctAGCCCCACTCTGCCTttcccctgtagccctgaaaaatgtttctcttcagataattaaacaattctcttttgaaggcctggattgaatctgccacagtcacactctcaggcagtgcattccatatcctaaccactctgCCTAAAAAAGTCATGTAGCCATTGCttttttttccaatcaccttaaatcgatgcctcCAGTTCTCAATCTTTCCAgcaacgggaacagtttttccctatagaCTCTGCCCAGACCCCCACATGatgttaaatacctctatcaaatctcctcttctccaaggagaacagcccaagcttctccaatctatccatgtaactgaagttcctcatcctgaatctttcctgcaccttctttaatgccttcacatccttccttaagtgtggtgccaagaactggacacaatacgtgaaccagtgttttatacaggtttaacatacCTTCCTTGCCCCTTTTACTTcatgccccttttaataaagcccaggaccccTTATGCCtgactaactgctttctcaacctgccctgtcaccttcaacgatttatgcTCATACaactccaggtccctctgcccctgcacccacttcagaattataccctttattttatattgcctgtcctcattcttcttaccaaaataaatcacctcacacttctctgtattaaatttcatctgccacttgtccgcctattccaccagcttgtctatatcCTCAAtgtttattactatcctcctcacagtttacaatacttccaagctttgtgtcttctgcaaattttgaagttctgccccatatacccaagtctaggtcattaatatgtatcaagaaaagcaggcgTCTAAActttgacccctggggaaccccactatatatcttcctccagtccgaaaaacaattgttcactgtttctctatttcctgtcactcagccaatttcgtacccatgttgctactgtcccttttatttcatgggctctaacttttctgacaagcctgttatgtggcactttatcaagtgccttttggaagtccatgtacaccacatcaaccgcattaccctcatgaaTCCTCTCTGTCCCCTCATCATTCATTTAAACCtggcctatatatatatatatatatataaaacatgtGCTTCTGAGTGGATCAAAGCAAAATGTTTGGGAGCTGACTTTAAACTGCAAATGCTCGGAATTTCACAAGTATTGCAAGACAGTAAGTAACCCTTCTTCTTGCACTCAGCAATGGAGTTTGCACCTGCAATTTGAACAGAGGAAGGCATCAACAGCTGAGGGGGAAAAAATCCTTATCAGTGGAGTAAAATCCCCAATTCTGTTTCTTGAACAGATGGCCAAATTTCACAACAtagttttatagagtcatagagagatacagcactgaaacaggcccttcagcccaccaagtctgtgctgaccatcaaccacccatttatactaatcctacattaatcccatattccctaacacatccccaccttccctgaattctcctaccacctacctatactaggggcaatttacaatggccaatttacctatcaacctgtaagtctttggctatg
Proteins encoded:
- the kcnj3a gene encoding G protein-activated inward rectifier potassium channel 1: MSALRRKFGDDYQVVTTLSSGSGFNQPPKKKRQRFVDKNGRCNVQHGNLSGETSRYLSDLFTTLVDLKWRWNLFIFILTYTVAWLFMASMWWLIAYIRGDLNKAHDEKYTPCVANVYNFPSAFLFFIETEATIGYGYRYITDKCPEGIILFLLQSILGSIVDAFLIGCMFIKMSQPKKRAETLMFSEHAVISMRDGKLTLMFRVGNLRNSHMVSAQIRCKLLKSRQTPEGEFLPLDQLELDVGFSTGADQLFLVSPLTICHVIDSKSPFYDLSQRSMQTEQFEIVVILEGIVETTGMTCQARTSYTEDEVLWGNRFFPVISLEEGFFKVDYSQFHATFEIPTPPYSVKEQEEMLFMSSPLMAPAVNNSRGAMPDRNDSVDFFDSLDDLSTRIPLKLQKITGREDLPKKLLRMSSTTSEKAYSMGDLPMKLQRISSVPGNSEEKLVPKTSKVTCDPISQSVADLPPKLQRLAGGSRIEGKLPPKLRKMNSDRFT